A single region of the Microbulbifer sp. MKSA007 genome encodes:
- a CDS encoding flavodoxin has protein sequence MSKIGLFYGSDEGNTESVALRIRARLGEDNVDLFDIADVTQLDIANYQYLIFGIPTWDFGQIQSDWEEFWEDVQEIDFSGKTVALFGLGDQFGYGDYFLDAMGMLHDVIVEKGATIVGHWSTEGYEYEASKAEVEGGAKFVGLAIDEDQQEEMTTERLNRWCLQIAEELALDSDVLELDD, from the coding sequence GTGAGTAAAATCGGCTTGTTCTATGGCAGTGATGAGGGTAATACCGAGTCTGTAGCTTTGCGCATCCGCGCCCGCCTTGGCGAAGACAATGTAGACCTGTTTGATATTGCCGATGTCACCCAGTTGGATATTGCTAATTATCAGTATCTTATCTTTGGAATCCCTACCTGGGACTTTGGTCAGATTCAATCTGACTGGGAAGAGTTCTGGGAGGATGTGCAGGAAATCGATTTTAGCGGAAAGACCGTCGCTTTATTTGGCCTGGGAGACCAATTTGGGTACGGCGACTATTTCCTGGATGCGATGGGCATGCTCCACGATGTTATTGTGGAAAAAGGAGCCACTATAGTCGGTCACTGGTCCACTGAAGGCTACGAGTATGAAGCCTCAAAAGCTGAAGTCGAAGGTGGAGCAAAGTTTGTCGGCCTGGCTATTGATGAAGACCAGCAGGAAGAGATGACCACAGAGCGGCTGAATCGCTGGTGTCTGCAAATAGCTGAAGAGCTTGCGCTTGATAGTGATGTTCTTGAGTTGGATGACTGA
- a CDS encoding cupin domain-containing protein: MNRADDHQPLTDSRVARLLPPTRALEKDAMKSVIKLDPHNPSGEGLESWAVIPPSFLTGPTPIQRGYKAFERNGLCTGTWDCSGGSSTGLNPYPLFEFMLLIEGHVGIIDETGHKEVISAGEPFFLPQGLNCAWDMPVYYRKYFINLFNDEYPAETDPSKLRVVRPLPNISEDDCKETSLSTLEPHQARHLAYESGDGRIQVGTLISGPCRCDITDFSRSELICMLEGSVRVTTSNGEEAFHAGDSFFAPLNAPVGWHADKPFRAFFCAVWP, translated from the coding sequence GTGAATCGCGCCGACGACCACCAACCGCTCACTGATTCTCGAGTCGCGCGGCTCCTGCCACCAACTCGAGCCCTCGAGAAAGACGCCATGAAAAGCGTAATCAAGTTGGACCCGCACAACCCAAGTGGCGAAGGCCTTGAGTCCTGGGCTGTCATCCCTCCCTCTTTTCTTACCGGCCCGACACCTATCCAGCGAGGGTATAAAGCCTTTGAGCGCAACGGCCTCTGCACTGGGACCTGGGATTGCTCTGGCGGAAGCAGCACAGGGCTCAATCCCTATCCACTCTTTGAGTTCATGCTTCTGATCGAGGGCCACGTCGGCATTATCGACGAAACAGGACACAAAGAAGTTATCTCTGCTGGAGAGCCGTTTTTCCTCCCGCAAGGCCTTAATTGCGCATGGGACATGCCGGTATACTACCGCAAGTACTTTATCAATTTATTCAATGATGAGTATCCTGCAGAGACTGATCCGTCTAAGCTGAGAGTCGTGCGCCCGCTTCCAAACATTTCAGAAGACGACTGCAAAGAGACCAGTCTCAGCACTCTAGAGCCACACCAAGCCCGGCATCTGGCATACGAGTCTGGTGATGGCAGGATCCAGGTCGGCACATTAATATCCGGCCCTTGTCGTTGCGATATCACAGATTTCAGTCGGAGCGAGCTGATATGTATGCTGGAGGGGTCGGTACGGGTCACAACGTCAAACGGCGAGGAGGCCTTCCACGCCGGCGACAGCTTCTTCGCACCATTGAATGCCCCGGTAGGGTGGCACGCCGACAAACCTTTTCGCGCATTCTTTTGCGCAGTCTGGCCCTGA
- a CDS encoding response regulator transcription factor, whose protein sequence is MSRILLIDDDTELTDLLREYLTGEGFQVTAANDGGRGLELAQNESFDALVLDVMLPVHNGFEVLRKLREEASAASRSLPVLMLTAKGDTVDRIVGLEMGADDYLPKPCNPRELAARLRAVLRRGRVEAEESDDTLSSGQIRLLPAEHQGYWNDQALALTGAEFAVLKVLVQHAGEVVGKEVLTESALGRKLMPYDRSIDVHVSNIRKKLADKGASRDLIINIRGSGYMLTQSKQ, encoded by the coding sequence ATGAGCCGCATCCTTTTAATCGACGATGACACCGAACTCACCGACTTGCTAAGGGAGTACCTTACCGGAGAGGGTTTTCAGGTAACCGCAGCCAATGATGGTGGCCGGGGACTAGAGCTCGCCCAGAACGAGAGCTTTGACGCTCTGGTTCTGGACGTCATGCTGCCCGTTCACAATGGCTTTGAAGTACTGCGTAAACTTAGGGAGGAGGCGTCAGCAGCAAGCCGCTCCCTACCGGTTTTGATGCTTACTGCAAAGGGGGACACTGTGGATCGTATCGTCGGCCTGGAAATGGGTGCCGACGACTACCTGCCCAAACCCTGCAATCCCAGGGAATTGGCGGCCCGACTGCGCGCAGTACTCCGCCGCGGCCGAGTCGAAGCTGAAGAGAGCGACGACACTCTTAGCAGCGGCCAGATTCGACTACTGCCTGCAGAGCATCAGGGTTATTGGAACGATCAGGCTTTGGCTCTGACTGGCGCAGAGTTCGCCGTGCTCAAGGTACTGGTTCAGCATGCCGGCGAAGTGGTTGGCAAAGAGGTTCTCACTGAAAGTGCCCTTGGCCGTAAGCTGATGCCCTACGACCGCTCCATTGATGTCCATGTCAGTAACATTCGCAAGAAGCTCGCGGATAAAGGTGCCAGCCGCGACCTAATTATCAATATCCGAGGTTCCGGATACATGCTCACCCAGAGCAAGCAGTAG
- a CDS encoding Spy/CpxP family protein refolding chaperone gives MKHWKQAMGSLALVGVLVAPAALAFGGGEGGQGRGFEYMVRQLELTEGQQAQLKANRESNREARMAQREQMIELRKELNAAIESGADQATLDQLGEELGKLKLQEMQNRNEMKEQFKAILTDEQKAKLEQLKSERKARQMKRRDESSASQDSES, from the coding sequence ATGAAACACTGGAAACAAGCAATGGGAAGCTTGGCCTTGGTAGGTGTTCTGGTTGCCCCTGCGGCACTTGCTTTCGGCGGTGGTGAAGGTGGTCAGGGGCGTGGATTTGAATATATGGTCCGCCAGCTTGAGTTGACCGAAGGCCAGCAGGCACAGTTAAAGGCCAACCGGGAGAGCAACCGCGAGGCGAGAATGGCACAGCGCGAGCAAATGATCGAGCTGCGCAAGGAATTAAATGCGGCGATTGAGTCGGGCGCTGACCAGGCGACACTGGATCAATTGGGCGAAGAGCTAGGCAAGCTAAAGCTTCAGGAGATGCAGAACCGCAACGAAATGAAAGAACAGTTTAAGGCCATTCTGACTGATGAGCAGAAGGCCAAGCTAGAGCAGCTAAAGAGTGAGCGCAAAGCGCGCCAAATGAAACGGCGCGATGAAAGCTCTGCAAGCCAGGATTCAGAGTCCTAG
- a CDS encoding prolyl oligopeptidase family serine peptidase has protein sequence MPIFLIHGEEDQRAPFEHAKAMVKEFKKMNKPVKTLFVKREGHGFYTEENNMKLYTELLEFLDEHIGVGAAEKQPSRG, from the coding sequence TTGCCGATATTTTTGATTCATGGTGAAGAAGACCAAAGGGCTCCCTTTGAACACGCAAAAGCCATGGTGAAAGAGTTCAAAAAAATGAACAAGCCTGTTAAAACTTTATTTGTGAAAAGAGAAGGCCACGGGTTCTACACAGAAGAAAATAATATGAAACTCTATACAGAACTTCTTGAGTTTTTAGACGAGCATATAGGTGTTGGAGCGGCCGAAAAACAGCCCAGCAGAGGGTAG
- a CDS encoding prolyl oligopeptidase family serine peptidase — protein MRKLIFLLFLWPTLVLSSQIPLNDLIRHADIEEVKISPTGTHIAIRKLHEGERVLIFMSLETRKVTGLLRFRGEEEVGDFFWANHERVVAEIVSRQTSLETPVTYGSLYAVNYDNTKAKNIFGHSSGEMQTGTRFKKAKATYAHADLVDPLIHKDKKILISTRPWAQNQEAIGEILELDIYSGIKKKVARLPEVDGVVHTDNAGNIVFATGTHEEGYQQLYQMTDNGWKLVDQPVLKNGTPVGSDSTTNEFYLSIYHSDNTEQLIKLDTKSMEFKSVFQHEISDIEGIIYNPKDLRPLGVYLHPDYPEEYFFDDGDGFSAYFRGLKKAFDGYNLLFTSFTTDGSLGVLRVYGDRLPGDYFLVNTKTKKVDFLISSSEWLDPQALNPMVADSFITDDKLRIGTYLTFPKKRKERLPMVVIPHGGPHSRDYWNYNQTAQILSMNGYLVLQMNFRGSTGYGGGFYTAGEKEWGNKIQQDIADSVMWAIEKGYADPERICIYGASFGGYSALMNPIRHPSLYKCAAGYVGIYNLEMMYTKGDIKQRDRGIAYLNRELSRDKNFLNENSPFTAWKSLICRYF, from the coding sequence ATGCGCAAACTAATATTTCTACTATTTCTCTGGCCCACCTTAGTCCTCTCTAGTCAAATTCCCTTAAATGACTTAATACGTCATGCTGATATAGAAGAAGTTAAAATCTCACCAACAGGTACACATATAGCAATACGAAAACTCCACGAAGGTGAGAGAGTGCTTATTTTCATGTCTTTGGAAACAAGGAAAGTTACAGGTCTTTTACGTTTTCGCGGTGAGGAAGAGGTAGGAGATTTTTTCTGGGCCAACCATGAGCGGGTTGTTGCTGAGATAGTGTCCAGACAAACCTCACTGGAAACTCCTGTCACTTATGGTTCGCTTTATGCAGTCAATTACGACAATACGAAAGCCAAAAATATTTTTGGTCACTCAAGTGGTGAAATGCAAACTGGCACTCGCTTTAAAAAAGCTAAAGCCACATATGCACACGCTGACTTGGTAGATCCTCTAATCCATAAAGATAAAAAGATACTGATATCCACACGCCCATGGGCTCAAAACCAAGAAGCTATTGGAGAGATTTTAGAGCTAGATATCTACAGTGGTATCAAGAAAAAAGTAGCTCGACTTCCAGAGGTTGACGGGGTTGTTCACACAGATAATGCAGGTAATATAGTATTTGCCACTGGCACACATGAAGAAGGTTATCAGCAGCTTTATCAAATGACTGATAATGGTTGGAAGTTAGTAGACCAACCTGTATTAAAAAATGGCACCCCTGTTGGTTCAGACTCAACAACCAATGAGTTCTACCTATCGATATATCACAGTGACAACACTGAACAACTTATTAAATTAGATACCAAGTCAATGGAATTCAAGTCTGTATTCCAGCATGAAATTTCAGATATCGAAGGCATCATTTATAACCCCAAAGATTTAAGACCACTTGGAGTGTATCTCCACCCAGACTACCCTGAGGAATATTTCTTTGATGATGGCGATGGATTTTCTGCATATTTCCGCGGCCTAAAAAAGGCCTTTGATGGATACAACCTTCTATTTACAAGCTTTACAACTGACGGTTCCTTAGGGGTATTAAGAGTATATGGCGACAGGCTTCCTGGAGATTATTTCTTAGTTAATACTAAAACCAAAAAAGTTGACTTCCTAATTTCCTCATCAGAGTGGCTAGACCCACAAGCACTCAATCCAATGGTTGCAGATTCATTTATAACTGACGACAAGCTTCGCATTGGCACCTACTTAACATTCCCCAAGAAGAGAAAAGAAAGACTGCCAATGGTCGTAATTCCTCACGGCGGGCCGCACTCTCGTGATTATTGGAATTACAACCAAACCGCTCAAATATTGTCTATGAACGGTTACTTGGTTCTGCAAATGAATTTTCGAGGCTCAACGGGATACGGTGGAGGGTTCTATACCGCTGGAGAGAAGGAATGGGGCAATAAGATTCAACAGGATATTGCCGATTCAGTAATGTGGGCGATAGAAAAAGGTTACGCTGATCCTGAGCGTATATGTATCTATGGTGCAAGCTTCGGTGGCTACTCGGCACTTATGAATCCAATTCGCCACCCCAGTCTCTACAAGTGTGCGGCAGGTTATGTTGGTATATATAACTTAGAAATGATGTATACAAAAGGGGATATCAAGCAGAGGGATCGCGGAATTGCTTACTTAAACCGAGAACTCAGCAGGGATAAAAATTTCCTCAATGAAAACTCCCCCTTTACAGCTTGGAAAAGCTTAATTTGCCGATATTTTTGA
- a CDS encoding Spy/CpxP family protein refolding chaperone has product MKNWKTVVGSLALAGVVAVPAVGMACDGKGRMEGRGHGPEKIAKELDLTEAQKDQLKELRKSNREGKIAKREEMHKAYEELREAIRSGADQQTLASLGAEIGKLEVAKMQSRNQMRTQFESVLTDEQLAKLETLKAEKKDRHMKKWKAYRDHG; this is encoded by the coding sequence ATGAAAAACTGGAAAACTGTAGTAGGTAGTTTGGCTTTGGCTGGCGTTGTAGCAGTACCAGCCGTTGGCATGGCATGTGATGGTAAAGGACGTATGGAAGGTCGCGGCCATGGACCAGAAAAAATTGCTAAAGAGCTGGACCTGACGGAAGCTCAAAAGGATCAACTGAAGGAGCTTCGCAAGTCCAACCGTGAAGGAAAAATAGCTAAGCGCGAAGAAATGCACAAAGCGTATGAAGAGTTGCGTGAAGCAATTCGTTCCGGTGCCGATCAGCAAACACTGGCAAGCCTGGGGGCGGAGATTGGCAAACTGGAAGTCGCTAAAATGCAGAGCCGCAACCAGATGCGTACTCAATTTGAGTCTGTATTAACAGATGAGCAGCTCGCCAAGCTGGAAACCCTGAAGGCTGAAAAAAAGGATCGTCATATGAAGAAGTGGAAGGCGTATCGCGATCATGGTTGA
- a CDS encoding NmrA family NAD(P)-binding protein: MIPHAGGKFAIETALRASGIAHTILRPTYFAQNDLVQKDVITAGAYATPLGAHPVARIDTRDVALAAASALLDIRAKNEVFLLSSLDAPNGNETAALWSIALGRAVIYPDLTPEDFANSIETMVPPWLNFDLLIMHRWFKTNGHPVNQEDLEAQAALLPQGPRSYRSFVEETANTWQSET, from the coding sequence ATGATTCCCCATGCGGGTGGAAAATTCGCCATTGAAACAGCGCTGCGAGCAAGTGGGATCGCGCACACGATACTACGGCCCACCTACTTCGCTCAGAATGATCTTGTTCAGAAGGATGTGATCACTGCAGGAGCTTATGCAACGCCGTTGGGGGCCCACCCGGTTGCACGCATCGATACCCGTGATGTTGCGCTCGCAGCAGCGTCAGCACTCTTAGACATAAGGGCGAAGAACGAAGTATTTCTTTTGTCGAGTTTGGATGCCCCTAACGGCAATGAAACCGCTGCACTCTGGTCCATAGCACTTGGTCGCGCCGTCATCTACCCTGACCTAACGCCGGAAGACTTTGCCAACAGCATCGAAACCATGGTGCCTCCATGGCTGAATTTCGATCTTCTGATCATGCATCGCTGGTTCAAAACAAACGGCCATCCAGTCAATCAGGAAGATCTCGAGGCTCAGGCCGCACTTTTACCACAGGGTCCGCGAAGCTATCGAAGTTTCGTAGAGGAAACGGCCAACACATGGCAGAGTGAAACCTAA
- a CDS encoding S9 family peptidase produces the protein MDRFIKFIAAAVIASPAFSTHANTNEHSPNFSYEDIFDLEYASDPQFGTNDKNIYYVRNSLNKMADTTRANLWYISDDGKDHRPLTSGDFHDHSPHLSPDGKTIAFISDRSGKPQIHLLWLDNGKSEQISHLPKAPSNIQWSHDGQHIAFTMFVPENKPLPVELPTPPEGGEWEETPKFIDKSLYRIEGQGYLEQGNSQVFMISREGGTPRQLTSGDYEHNSQLSWGKNNKAIYFSANRHPNHEIELLDSEIYKVNINDGNIEQVTERFGPDFQPQISPDGRKLAYLGYEDQRFSYHQNTLRVIDLASGKNQLIKTASDRSVSDFQWLADSKRIAYSYDDHGSTKIAIKKIGGKETLIADDAGGLTLGAPYSFSDFAVSKLGNVVYTRTTPQIPAELAISRGGKIKILTAINSDLIPLRNMAHVEEINYKSSFDGRNIQGWIAYPPNFDPQNKYPLLLEIHGGPLSNYGPRFSAEMQLFAAAGYVVLYTNPRGSTSYGNEFANLIHHNFPSQDYDDLMAGVDAVIAQGYIDEDQLFVTGGSAGGTLTAWIIGKTERFRAAVVVAPVINWESFVLTADYSKIFTRYWFSGMPWEAPGEYRRRSPLTYIGNVTTPTMLLTGENDYRTPISETEQFYQALKLNDVEAAMVRLPNTSHNFSDRPSKRISKVASTLYWFDQHKPDRENESEDLATN, from the coding sequence ATGGATAGGTTTATAAAGTTTATTGCTGCGGCAGTTATTGCAAGCCCGGCATTTTCCACCCACGCAAATACAAATGAACATTCACCCAATTTTAGCTACGAGGATATTTTCGACCTGGAGTACGCCAGCGACCCACAGTTTGGCACTAACGATAAAAATATTTATTACGTGCGCAACTCCCTGAACAAAATGGCAGATACCACAAGGGCAAACCTCTGGTATATCAGCGATGATGGCAAAGATCATCGCCCCCTAACCTCGGGAGATTTTCACGATCACTCGCCACATCTATCTCCAGATGGAAAAACCATTGCCTTTATCAGCGACAGGAGTGGAAAGCCCCAGATACATTTGTTGTGGCTAGACAATGGTAAAAGTGAGCAAATTTCCCATCTACCCAAAGCCCCATCAAATATCCAGTGGTCCCACGATGGTCAGCATATAGCCTTCACCATGTTCGTGCCCGAGAACAAACCGCTGCCAGTGGAGCTTCCCACACCACCAGAAGGGGGCGAGTGGGAGGAAACACCTAAGTTTATCGACAAGAGCTTGTATCGCATTGAGGGCCAGGGATACTTAGAGCAGGGTAATTCACAGGTTTTCATGATTTCCCGTGAAGGAGGCACTCCCCGTCAGCTCACCAGTGGGGACTACGAGCACAACAGCCAGCTCAGCTGGGGCAAAAATAATAAGGCCATTTACTTTTCAGCAAATCGCCACCCAAATCATGAAATTGAACTGCTGGATTCAGAAATTTACAAGGTAAATATCAACGATGGAAATATTGAGCAAGTAACCGAGAGATTTGGCCCCGATTTTCAACCTCAAATCTCACCCGACGGAAGAAAGCTGGCATATTTAGGCTATGAAGATCAGCGGTTTTCCTACCACCAAAACACTTTGCGAGTGATCGACCTCGCTAGTGGAAAAAACCAGCTAATAAAAACTGCCAGCGATCGTAGCGTTTCCGATTTTCAGTGGCTCGCTGACAGTAAGCGTATTGCTTACAGCTATGACGATCATGGCTCAACCAAAATTGCCATTAAGAAAATTGGCGGAAAGGAAACCTTGATAGCGGATGACGCTGGTGGACTGACACTAGGCGCGCCCTATAGTTTTTCAGATTTTGCTGTCTCCAAACTTGGAAACGTAGTTTATACCCGAACCACACCTCAAATTCCCGCAGAACTTGCAATTTCTCGTGGCGGTAAGATAAAAATTCTCACGGCGATCAACAGTGATTTGATACCTCTACGCAATATGGCCCATGTGGAAGAGATCAACTATAAATCCAGCTTCGATGGTCGCAATATCCAGGGCTGGATCGCCTACCCCCCAAATTTCGACCCCCAAAATAAATACCCCCTGTTACTTGAGATTCACGGTGGCCCACTATCTAACTACGGCCCGCGCTTTTCTGCCGAAATGCAACTATTTGCCGCCGCAGGCTATGTCGTGCTCTACACTAACCCTCGTGGCTCTACCAGCTACGGCAATGAGTTTGCCAACCTGATCCATCACAACTTCCCTAGCCAGGATTACGATGACCTAATGGCAGGTGTCGATGCAGTTATCGCCCAAGGCTATATCGATGAGGATCAATTATTTGTCACAGGTGGGAGTGCCGGCGGCACACTGACGGCCTGGATTATTGGTAAAACTGAACGATTCAGGGCTGCGGTAGTTGTCGCACCGGTAATCAATTGGGAGAGCTTTGTTCTAACCGCCGATTACTCCAAAATATTTACTCGCTACTGGTTTTCCGGGATGCCTTGGGAGGCCCCCGGGGAGTATCGACGCCGCTCTCCACTCACATATATTGGCAATGTCACTACACCGACCATGCTATTGACTGGAGAAAACGATTATCGCACCCCGATATCTGAGACCGAGCAGTTTTACCAAGCACTAAAGTTAAATGATGTAGAGGCAGCTATGGTGCGCCTTCCAAACACATCCCATAACTTTTCCGATAGACCCAGCAAGAGAATCTCTAAAGTAGCTTCGACCCTCTACTGGTTTGATCAACACAAACCCGATAGAGAAAATGAAAGCGAGGATTTGGCAACCAACTAA
- the dapD gene encoding 2,3,4,5-tetrahydropyridine-2,6-dicarboxylate N-succinyltransferase, whose amino-acid sequence MSNIYSIGFGVGTCNSKGDWLEVYYPKPLFKPSAEIANAVTETLGVAEGNHSLPLDSTQLQKLADALHSAGAADQAEILQQFANSQRPLAVVILATDEAPQSVPEAYLKLHLLSHRLVKPHETKLNGIFGKLVNVAWTNQGAIDLEELPQRQLDARLKGEYLDVSCVDKFPKMTNYVVPAGVRIAHTARVRLGAYLGEGTTIMHEGFVNFNAGTEGPGMIEGRISAGVFVGAGSDLGGSSSTMGTLSGGGNIVISVGDNCLLGANAGIGIPLGDRCTVEAGLYITAGTKIALLDDSGKLVEHIKARDLAGKSDLLFRRNSTNGAVECLTNKSAIELNEALHSN is encoded by the coding sequence ATGAGCAATATTTACAGCATCGGTTTTGGTGTCGGCACTTGTAACAGCAAGGGCGACTGGCTCGAAGTTTACTACCCCAAACCCCTGTTTAAACCCAGCGCAGAAATCGCTAACGCAGTTACTGAAACTCTGGGCGTGGCAGAGGGAAATCACAGCCTGCCTCTGGACTCCACCCAGCTACAGAAATTAGCCGATGCTCTCCACAGTGCAGGCGCCGCTGACCAGGCGGAAATCCTGCAGCAATTCGCCAATTCCCAAAGACCACTCGCAGTAGTTATTTTGGCTACTGACGAAGCCCCGCAGTCAGTGCCCGAGGCCTACCTAAAGCTACATCTTCTCTCCCACCGTCTGGTAAAACCCCACGAGACCAAACTCAATGGTATTTTTGGCAAGCTGGTTAATGTCGCTTGGACCAACCAGGGGGCCATCGATCTCGAGGAATTACCGCAGCGACAACTGGATGCAAGACTCAAAGGCGAGTACCTGGATGTCTCCTGCGTTGATAAATTCCCCAAAATGACCAACTACGTAGTACCGGCTGGGGTTCGTATCGCACACACCGCTCGAGTGCGCCTGGGCGCATACCTTGGGGAAGGCACCACAATCATGCACGAGGGCTTTGTTAACTTTAATGCTGGCACCGAAGGGCCCGGCATGATTGAAGGCCGTATTTCCGCCGGGGTATTTGTCGGCGCAGGTTCCGATCTCGGTGGCAGCAGCTCCACCATGGGCACGCTTTCCGGCGGCGGAAATATCGTTATCTCGGTAGGCGATAACTGCCTGCTCGGCGCTAATGCCGGCATCGGCATTCCCCTTGGCGACCGCTGCACTGTCGAGGCAGGGCTCTACATTACCGCTGGAACCAAAATCGCCCTGCTGGATGACAGCGGCAAGCTGGTAGAGCACATCAAGGCCAGAGATCTGGCCGGAAAATCCGATTTACTATTCCGCCGCAACTCCACTAATGGTGCAGTGGAATGTCTCACCAACAAGAGTGCTATCGAGCTCAATGAAGCTCTACACAGCAATTAA
- a CDS encoding S9 family peptidase codes for MNRLIKIVAAMFIASPALADNQLPNFSYEDVFNLEYASSPQFSSDGKSIYYVRNSMNKMKDGKRANLWRIGTDGKDHRPLTSGDYSDYSPQLSPDGKTIAFISTRSGSPQIHLLWLDNGQNLQITHLPKSPSNIQWSRDGKQIAFTMFVPESKPLPVQLPSAPEGAEWAKPPQFIDSSIYRSDGMGYLKQGHVQVFVIPREGGTPRQLTEGEYDHHSSLAWSKNNDAIYFSANRHPDHEIELMNSEIYKVSLQNGSIEQITERYGPDHHPQMSPDGTKLAYLGFEDQKLGYQQHTLRVLDLNSGKSRKIKTAKDRSISNFHWLGDSKRIAYSYDDHGSTKIAIKKIGSSETLMASDAGGLSLGRPYSGANFAVSKRGDIAYTQTTPQNPAELALARNGKTQALTELNGDLMPLREMANIEEINYKSSFDGRDVQGWVAYPPNFDPEKKYPLLLEIHGGPFSNYGPRFAAEVQLFAAAGYVVLYTNPRGSTSYGHEFANLIHHNYPSQDYDDLISGVDAVISQGYIDEEQLFVTGGSGGGTLTAWIIGKTDRFRAAVVAKPVINWESFVLTADYSRFFTSYWFSGMPWEKPEEYRRRSPLTYVGNVTTPTMLLTGEEDYRTPMSETEQFYQALKLNDVDAAMVRIPGASHSIAARPSQLVAKVASILYWFDKHNPNQESEDLVAR; via the coding sequence ATGAACCGGCTAATAAAAATTGTCGCAGCGATGTTTATCGCCAGCCCTGCGCTCGCTGATAACCAACTACCCAATTTTAGTTACGAGGATGTATTTAACCTCGAATACGCGAGTAGCCCTCAGTTCAGCAGTGACGGGAAAAGTATTTATTACGTCCGCAACTCAATGAACAAAATGAAAGACGGCAAGCGCGCGAACCTTTGGCGTATCGGTACCGATGGCAAAGATCACCGCCCTCTGACCTCTGGAGACTACTCCGATTACTCCCCACAGCTATCTCCAGACGGGAAGACCATCGCTTTTATCAGCACCCGCAGTGGCAGCCCGCAGATCCACCTGCTGTGGTTAGATAATGGCCAGAATCTGCAGATTACTCACCTGCCAAAATCCCCCTCCAATATCCAGTGGTCACGGGATGGTAAGCAAATAGCTTTCACTATGTTCGTACCGGAAAGCAAACCTCTGCCAGTACAGCTCCCCAGTGCCCCGGAAGGCGCAGAGTGGGCTAAGCCACCACAGTTTATCGACAGCAGTATTTATCGTTCAGATGGCATGGGCTATTTAAAGCAGGGGCATGTACAGGTTTTTGTGATCCCTCGAGAGGGCGGTACCCCTCGCCAGCTTACCGAAGGCGAGTACGATCATCACAGCAGTCTCGCCTGGAGTAAAAATAACGATGCAATTTACTTCTCAGCCAATCGTCATCCCGATCACGAAATCGAGCTGATGAACTCGGAAATTTACAAGGTGAGCCTACAAAACGGCAGTATCGAGCAAATTACCGAACGTTATGGTCCCGACCATCACCCGCAGATGTCTCCAGATGGTACGAAGCTGGCCTATTTAGGCTTTGAGGATCAAAAGCTCGGATACCAACAACATACTCTGCGCGTCCTGGATCTCAATAGCGGGAAGTCCCGTAAAATAAAAACTGCCAAGGATCGCAGCATCTCCAACTTCCACTGGCTGGGCGATAGCAAGCGAATTGCCTATAGCTACGACGATCACGGCTCCACCAAAATTGCCATCAAGAAAATTGGTTCCAGCGAAACCCTAATGGCCAGCGACGCTGGAGGCCTTTCGCTGGGACGCCCATACTCCGGTGCCAATTTTGCAGTCTCCAAACGCGGGGACATCGCCTACACACAAACAACCCCTCAAAATCCCGCCGAACTGGCTCTAGCGCGCAACGGCAAAACCCAGGCACTCACCGAGCTCAATGGCGACCTGATGCCACTGCGCGAGATGGCAAATATTGAGGAGATCAACTACAAATCGAGCTTTGATGGCCGAGATGTTCAGGGCTGGGTCGCTTACCCACCCAATTTCGATCCCGAGAAGAAATATCCCCTTCTATTGGAAATTCACGGTGGCCCCTTCTCTAATTACGGCCCCAGATTTGCCGCCGAAGTCCAGTTATTTGCCGCTGCTGGGTACGTTGTTCTGTACACTAACCCCCGCGGCTCCACCAGCTACGGCCATGAATTTGCCAACTTAATTCACCATAACTACCCGAGCCAGGATTACGACGACCTGATCTCTGGCGTCGACGCTGTAATTTCTCAAGGTTATATTGATGAAGAGCAGTTATTTGTTACTGGTGGCAGCGGCGGAGGCACGTTGACAGCCTGGATCATTGGTAAAACTGACCGTTTTAGGGCCGCTGTTGTCGCCAAGCCTGTCATCAACTGGGAAAGCTTTGTCTTAACTGCCGATTATTCCAGATTCTTTACCAGCTATTGGTTCTCAGGGATGCCCTGGGAGAAACCTGAGGAATACCGGCGTCGCTCACCGCTCACCTATGTCGGAAACGTTACCACTCCCACTATGCTCTTAACCGGGGAAGAGGACTACCGCACACCGATGTCGGAAACAGAGCAGTTTTATCAAGCACTAAAACTTAATGACGTTGATGCTGCCATGGTTCGCATTCCGGGGGCATCCCACAGTATCGCTGCCAGGCCAAGCCAGCTAGTGGCAAAAGTTGCATCGATTTTATATTGGTTTGATAAACATAATCCCAACCAAGAAAGCGAAGACCTTGTAGCAAGATAA